One region of Cyanobium sp. M30B3 genomic DNA includes:
- a CDS encoding YihY/virulence factor BrkB family protein, with the protein MGSWSQSWITPFWRAYRLWLRHDCVDLSAAFAYHGLQSIFPLCLIALAIASALLGRAESLQERALELIAGVVPAAAVPVVEAGIERFLQQGVGAGFAGVVILALTASNAYLTLQRGADRLWFHRPWVAGSLRSRRALVWRFLRLRAKALAWVLLVGLFITADQVLVRGRFGALTPLTQWLRSPLTLLPVSLGLAIAASLVLLKSLPSLPIPWRAFLPGAVCLGLSIHLLNLGLATLLPALGLRFQAYGVVGGVLAFTLWIWLIGVLIYYAQCLCLALWKPGLLRSIRMGQESSAR; encoded by the coding sequence ATGGGCTCGTGGAGCCAGAGCTGGATCACACCCTTCTGGCGTGCCTATCGCCTCTGGCTTCGCCATGACTGTGTGGATCTCAGCGCCGCCTTCGCTTATCACGGCCTGCAGTCAATCTTTCCGCTCTGCTTGATTGCCCTGGCCATTGCTTCGGCGCTGCTGGGCCGTGCTGAATCGCTGCAGGAGAGGGCGCTGGAGTTGATTGCCGGTGTGGTGCCCGCAGCTGCAGTGCCGGTGGTGGAAGCCGGCATCGAGCGCTTTCTGCAACAGGGGGTGGGTGCCGGTTTTGCGGGCGTGGTGATCCTTGCGCTCACGGCATCCAACGCCTACCTCACCCTGCAGCGCGGGGCCGATCGGCTCTGGTTTCATCGCCCCTGGGTCGCGGGCAGCCTGCGATCCAGGCGAGCCCTGGTGTGGCGGTTTCTGAGGCTCCGTGCCAAGGCCCTGGCCTGGGTGCTGCTGGTGGGTCTGTTCATCACCGCAGATCAGGTGCTGGTGCGCGGTCGTTTTGGTGCTCTCACGCCGCTGACGCAGTGGTTACGGTCTCCCCTGACGCTGTTGCCCGTTTCCCTCGGCCTGGCGATCGCGGCCTCTTTGGTGCTGCTCAAGAGCCTGCCCTCTCTGCCGATTCCCTGGCGGGCTTTTCTGCCCGGGGCTGTCTGTCTCGGGCTGAGTATCCACCTCCTCAACCTGGGCCTGGCCACCCTCCTGCCGGCTTTGGGGCTGCGTTTCCAGGCCTATGGCGTGGTGGGCGGGGTGCTTGCCTTCACCCTCTGGATCTGGTTGATCGGCGTGTTGATCTACTACGCCCAGTGCCTGTGTCTGGCGTTGTGGAAGCCCGGCCTGCTCAGATCGATCAGGATGGGGCAGGAGAGCTCGGCTCGCTGA
- a CDS encoding DUF2834 domain-containing protein produces MTATPSGQPERRPSPALQWLYLLLAIAGAVLPWLANLEFMQAYGASGDLGLFVRLANDNPAASSLSRDLAIGATAVVIWMVTESRRLEMRGLGWVLLSCVTLAFACGAPLFLYLRERRLAELAQQNPAWPGTSTAQAQGEAPEQGAAGDKASMESTG; encoded by the coding sequence ATGACCGCCACCCCTTCCGGCCAGCCCGAGCGGCGGCCCTCGCCTGCCCTGCAGTGGCTGTACCTGCTCCTGGCCATCGCCGGAGCCGTGCTGCCCTGGCTGGCGAATCTGGAGTTCATGCAGGCCTACGGAGCCAGCGGGGACCTGGGGCTGTTCGTGCGCCTGGCCAACGACAACCCAGCCGCCAGCTCCCTCTCGCGGGACCTGGCCATCGGCGCCACGGCGGTGGTGATCTGGATGGTCACGGAGAGCCGCCGGCTGGAGATGCGAGGGCTGGGCTGGGTGCTGCTCAGTTGCGTCACCCTGGCCTTTGCCTGCGGGGCGCCGCTGTTCCTCTACCTACGCGAGCGCCGGCTGGCGGAACTGGCCCAACAGAACCCCGCCTGGCCCGGAACCTCCACTGCCCAAGCGCAGGGGGAAGCCCCGGAGCAGGGGGCAGCGGGCGACAAGGCTTCCATGGAATCGACCGGCTGA
- the xseB gene encoding exodeoxyribonuclease VII small subunit, giving the protein MARSRRQDSTPSPAGGDGEGAADLNFNEARAALELVLAELQASDLDVEAMAGLYQRGRHYAQRCEAILAEVEQEVLIWDDLANPEGSAVRYDPDSDPL; this is encoded by the coding sequence ATGGCCCGTAGCCGACGTCAGGACTCGACCCCCAGCCCTGCCGGCGGCGATGGGGAGGGCGCGGCCGACCTGAACTTCAACGAAGCCCGGGCCGCCCTTGAACTGGTGCTGGCGGAACTGCAGGCCAGCGACCTGGACGTGGAAGCGATGGCCGGCCTCTATCAGCGCGGGCGCCACTATGCCCAGCGCTGTGAGGCCATCCTCGCTGAAGTGGAGCAGGAGGTGCTGATCTGGGACGACCTGGCCAACCCGGAGGGGTCAGCAGTGCGTTATGACCCGGATTCCGATCCTCTCTGA
- a CDS encoding DUF2973 domain-containing protein, translated as MNALLSQIFPILYGACFLALLWQAFRVMGRGFKAMQGPAEQPAGRSMGDRTGQVTIHPELLDADGQLTQEDLLTVRFGSNGESSAPRVPPAE; from the coding sequence ATGAACGCTCTGCTCTCCCAGATCTTTCCGATCCTTTACGGCGCCTGCTTCCTCGCCCTGTTGTGGCAGGCCTTCCGGGTGATGGGTCGGGGCTTCAAGGCCATGCAGGGTCCGGCTGAACAGCCCGCCGGCCGCTCCATGGGGGACCGCACCGGCCAGGTGACCATCCACCCGGAGCTGCTCGACGCCGATGGGCAGCTCACCCAGGAAGACCTGCTCACCGTGCGCTTCGGCAGCAATGGCGAGAGTTCCGCACCCCGGGTCCCCCCCGCTGAATAG
- a CDS encoding ABC-F family ATP-binding cassette domain-containing protein: MLRLERIGKIYPTGEVLRDVTWEVKAGDRIGLVGVNGAGKSTQLRIIAGLEEPSSGTVVKQGSPRIAYLQQEFDVDPQRTVREELFQAFGEAAVVLNRKHAVEHEMASDKAASDPDHLEELIHELGHLHERFEALHGYELDARIDKLLPTIGFTPEGAEQLVADYSGGWQMRIALGKILLQDPDLLLLDEPTNHLDVETIQWLEGYLIEQSAAIVVISHDRTFLDRVCTQIVETERGVSRTYLGNYSQHLEQKALEREASQAAFERQQKELSAQQAYIDRFRASATRSTQAKSREKLLEKVERIEAPIESVGGPRFHFPEAPRSGRVVAEVKDLTLSYGEQILFLGAELEVERGDRIAFVGPNGAGKSTLLRLIMGSEQPDEGFAGLGEHNVIAGYFEQNQAEALDLSKTVIDTIFEVVPDWTQTQVRSLLGSFCFSNESVFKEAGKLSGGEKARLALALMLLSPCNLLVLDEPTNHLDIPAKQMLEDALIAYEGAALLVSHDRYFISRVANRIVELRDGALVLYRGDYAYYQEKKREEAEAARAAAEAEARAAKQAANRVKQKDKQAARQRKAPEPAA, translated from the coding sequence GTGCTCCGTCTCGAACGCATCGGCAAGATCTATCCCACCGGGGAGGTGCTGCGCGATGTCACCTGGGAGGTGAAGGCGGGCGATCGCATCGGCCTGGTGGGCGTGAACGGTGCCGGCAAATCCACCCAGCTGCGGATCATCGCCGGGCTGGAGGAACCCAGCAGCGGCACGGTGGTGAAGCAGGGCAGCCCGCGCATCGCCTACCTGCAGCAGGAATTCGACGTGGACCCCCAGCGCACGGTGCGCGAGGAGCTGTTCCAGGCCTTCGGCGAGGCGGCGGTGGTGCTCAACCGCAAACACGCGGTGGAGCATGAAATGGCCAGCGACAAGGCCGCCAGCGATCCCGACCACCTCGAGGAGCTGATCCACGAGCTGGGCCACCTGCACGAGCGCTTCGAGGCCCTGCATGGCTACGAGCTCGACGCCCGCATCGACAAGCTGCTGCCCACGATCGGCTTCACGCCCGAGGGGGCCGAGCAGCTGGTGGCCGACTACTCGGGCGGCTGGCAGATGCGCATCGCCCTGGGCAAGATCCTGCTGCAGGATCCCGACCTGCTGCTGCTGGATGAACCCACCAACCACCTGGATGTGGAAACCATCCAGTGGCTGGAGGGCTACCTGATCGAGCAGAGCGCGGCGATCGTGGTGATCAGCCACGACCGCACCTTCCTCGATCGGGTGTGCACCCAGATCGTGGAGACCGAGCGGGGCGTCTCGCGCACCTACCTGGGCAACTACAGCCAGCACCTGGAGCAGAAGGCCCTCGAGCGCGAGGCCTCCCAGGCGGCCTTCGAGCGCCAGCAGAAGGAGCTCAGCGCCCAGCAGGCCTACATCGACCGCTTCCGCGCCAGCGCCACCCGCTCCACCCAGGCCAAGAGCCGCGAGAAGCTGCTGGAGAAGGTGGAGCGGATCGAGGCGCCGATCGAGAGCGTGGGCGGCCCACGCTTCCATTTCCCCGAGGCTCCCCGCTCTGGCCGGGTGGTGGCGGAGGTGAAAGACCTCACCCTCAGCTACGGCGAGCAGATCCTGTTTCTCGGCGCCGAGCTGGAGGTGGAGCGGGGTGACCGCATCGCCTTCGTGGGCCCCAACGGCGCCGGCAAATCCACGCTGCTGCGGCTGATCATGGGCAGCGAGCAGCCCGATGAGGGCTTCGCCGGCCTGGGCGAGCACAACGTGATCGCCGGCTACTTCGAGCAGAACCAGGCCGAGGCCCTCGATCTCTCGAAAACGGTGATCGACACGATCTTCGAGGTGGTGCCCGACTGGACCCAGACCCAGGTGCGCTCGCTGCTGGGCAGCTTCTGCTTCTCCAACGAGAGCGTGTTCAAGGAGGCCGGCAAGCTGAGCGGCGGCGAGAAGGCGCGGCTGGCCCTGGCGCTGATGCTGCTGTCGCCCTGCAACCTGCTGGTGCTCGATGAGCCCACCAACCACCTCGACATCCCCGCCAAGCAGATGCTGGAGGACGCCCTGATCGCCTACGAGGGCGCCGCCCTGCTGGTGAGCCACGACCGCTATTTCATCTCGCGGGTGGCCAACAGGATCGTGGAGCTGAGAGACGGCGCGCTGGTGCTCTACCGCGGCGACTACGCCTACTACCAGGAGAAGAAGCGGGAGGAGGCCGAGGCCGCCCGGGCCGCTGCCGAAGCCGAGGCCCGCGCCGCCAAGCAGGCCGCCAACCGGGTGAAACAGAAGGACAAGCAGGCCGCTCGCCAACGCAAGGCCCCGGAGCCAGCCGCCTGA
- a CDS encoding trypsin-like peptidase domain-containing protein, whose translation MQVRRDSGRCGLRLGALSSLALLPLTVAGVGGFQPPALASSRAAASLGRQSFVAAAVRRAGPAVVTIDTERTVAVAGAPGGLPSSMLNDPLFRQFFGLPSQGAQPRPVPRTERGQGSGFVYQADGLVLTNAHVVERTSKVTVGMQDGRRIPGTVVGMDRLTDLAVVRLEGKGPWPTVALGNSDQLEVGEWAIAVGNPFGLDNTVTMGIISNLNRNAAKLGITDKRLDLIQTDAAINPGNSGGPLLNADGEVIGINTLVRTGPGAGLGFAIPINRARDIARELVATGRVRHPMIGIGMDIVRPGDGTGMRQGVRVASVVAGGPAQRAGLRQGDVLVAANGEQLLQPSQLIAAVEKAGVGGTLTVSVSRGGQMVQLTLVPVAIGGG comes from the coding sequence ATGCAAGTCCGTCGTGATTCCGGTCGGTGTGGCCTCCGGCTGGGGGCCCTCTCCTCCCTGGCCTTGCTGCCGTTGACGGTGGCGGGGGTGGGCGGGTTTCAGCCGCCGGCGCTGGCCTCCTCCCGGGCCGCCGCCAGCCTGGGGCGCCAGTCGTTCGTGGCGGCGGCCGTGCGCCGGGCCGGGCCTGCCGTGGTGACCATCGACACCGAGCGCACGGTGGCCGTTGCAGGCGCCCCGGGCGGCCTGCCCAGTTCGATGCTCAACGACCCGCTGTTCCGCCAGTTCTTCGGCCTGCCATCCCAGGGCGCCCAGCCCCGGCCGGTTCCCCGCACCGAGCGGGGGCAGGGCAGCGGTTTTGTGTATCAGGCTGACGGCCTGGTGCTCACCAATGCCCATGTGGTGGAACGCACCAGCAAGGTCACGGTGGGGATGCAGGACGGCCGCCGCATTCCCGGCACCGTGGTGGGCATGGACAGGCTGACCGACCTGGCGGTGGTGCGCCTGGAGGGGAAGGGGCCCTGGCCCACGGTGGCCCTGGGCAACTCCGACCAGCTGGAGGTGGGGGAGTGGGCGATTGCGGTGGGCAATCCCTTCGGTCTCGACAACACGGTGACCATGGGGATCATCAGCAATCTCAACCGCAACGCGGCCAAGCTGGGCATCACCGACAAGCGCCTGGATCTGATCCAGACCGACGCCGCCATCAATCCAGGTAATTCCGGCGGTCCTCTCCTGAACGCCGACGGGGAGGTGATCGGCATCAACACCCTGGTGCGCACGGGTCCGGGCGCCGGCCTGGGCTTTGCCATCCCGATCAACCGGGCCCGGGACATCGCCCGTGAGCTGGTGGCCACCGGCCGGGTGCGGCATCCGATGATCGGCATCGGCATGGACATCGTGCGTCCCGGCGATGGAACTGGCATGCGCCAGGGGGTGCGGGTGGCCTCCGTGGTGGCCGGTGGTCCAGCCCAGCGCGCTGGCCTGCGGCAGGGGGATGTGCTGGTGGCAGCCAATGGGGAGCAGCTGCTCCAGCCATCCCAGCTGATTGCCGCCGTGGAGAAGGCTGGAGTGGGTGGCACCCTCACCGTGAGCGTGAGCCGGGGCGGGCAGATGGTTCAGCTCACCCTGGTGCCGGTCGCCATCGGCGGTGGTTGA
- the xseA gene encoding exodeoxyribonuclease VII large subunit: MLVAGLARAIPPSPLSCEPLNSAEPSSLQLPRYSVSALNAAVASLLERGFAPRFLLEATVSRPQLKKGHLWMNLVDDASSVSAVVWASQVPRLSFLPSDGDGVLVVGKLNFWAARASLNVQVLDLRPSLSSVLRRFERVRQLLEPEGLLAPERKRPLPAEPARIALLTGVPSSALADMLRTARERWPATGILLVPIPVQGAVETQICTALERVGSAAPALGVEAIVLARGGGSREDLSVFDGETLARCIAAAPVPVVCGIGHEDDTTIADLVADHRASTPTAAVVALLPDRRQLGLVAQQLRQHLAQVVVLRLQGARQRLAQLAERLQRLHPSDQLRLRRRDLEQARRLLQALSPQHVLERGFALVHRADGSLVRRLEDLGNGEVIAIALANGEARAVVQELRPTAADQPE, from the coding sequence ATGCTGGTCGCCGGGCTGGCACGGGCCATCCCTCCCTCACCGCTCAGCTGCGAACCCTTGAATTCGGCCGAGCCCAGCTCTCTGCAGCTCCCCCGCTACAGCGTCAGCGCCCTCAACGCCGCGGTGGCCAGCCTGCTGGAGCGGGGCTTCGCGCCACGCTTTCTGCTGGAGGCCACCGTGAGCAGGCCCCAGCTGAAGAAGGGGCATCTCTGGATGAACCTGGTGGATGACGCGTCCTCGGTGTCGGCCGTGGTGTGGGCCTCCCAGGTGCCCCGGCTCAGCTTCCTTCCCAGTGACGGCGACGGCGTGCTGGTGGTGGGCAAACTGAATTTCTGGGCGGCCCGGGCCAGCCTGAACGTGCAGGTGCTCGATCTGCGCCCGAGCCTCAGCAGCGTGCTGCGGCGCTTTGAACGGGTGCGGCAGCTGCTTGAACCGGAGGGCCTGCTGGCCCCGGAGCGCAAGCGCCCCCTGCCGGCGGAACCCGCCCGCATCGCCCTGCTCACCGGCGTGCCCAGCTCCGCCCTGGCCGACATGCTGCGCACGGCCCGGGAACGCTGGCCCGCCACCGGCATCCTGCTCGTGCCGATTCCGGTGCAGGGCGCCGTGGAAACGCAGATCTGCACGGCGCTGGAGCGGGTGGGCTCCGCCGCCCCCGCCCTGGGTGTGGAGGCGATCGTGCTGGCCCGCGGGGGAGGCAGCCGTGAGGATCTCAGCGTGTTCGACGGCGAGACCCTGGCCCGCTGCATCGCCGCAGCTCCCGTGCCGGTGGTGTGCGGCATCGGCCACGAGGACGACACCACAATCGCCGACCTGGTGGCCGATCACCGCGCCTCCACCCCCACCGCAGCCGTGGTGGCCCTGCTCCCCGACCGCCGGCAGCTGGGACTGGTAGCCCAGCAGCTGAGGCAGCACCTGGCCCAGGTGGTGGTGCTGCGCCTGCAGGGCGCCCGCCAGCGGCTGGCCCAGCTGGCGGAGCGCCTGCAGCGGCTTCACCCCAGCGATCAACTGCGCCTGCGCCGCAGGGATCTGGAGCAGGCCCGCCGGCTGCTGCAGGCCCTCTCACCCCAGCATGTGCTGGAGCGGGGCTTCGCCCTGGTGCATCGGGCCGATGGCTCCCTGGTGCGCCGCCTGGAGGATCTGGGCAACGGCGAGGTGATCGCCATCGCCCTGGCCAACGGCGAGGCGCGTGCGGTGGTGCAGGAGCTGCGCCCCACCGCCGCTGATCAGCCAGAGTGA
- the hrpB gene encoding ATP-dependent helicase HrpB, whose amino-acid sequence MAEPLPIDALLPQLAAAVAAGGATVLLQAPPGAGKTTRVPRAVLPRLAGRVWMLEPRRIAARSAAQRIAAEAGEPVGGLVGYSVRLESRSSAATRIEVLTHGVFLRRLQADPSLEGVDCVIFDEFHERQAEADLALALLRQARALLHPELRLIVMSATLNLAPLAEQMPEARLLRSEGRSFPVSISHQAPRSDERLPQQLIRALEQHWLDGCRPGDTALVFLPGLREIQACARSIQGCSWSEELELVELHGNQPLEQQARAVGPAGGGRPRVVLATSLAESSLTIAGVTLVVDSGLRRCSRFDPARGLNGLVTVPASQASGEQRAGRAGRLGPGRCLRLWSPAEQQRRPLHDCPELLECDPLPLALQLAEWGDPLGRELLWLDAPPAAGLQEARAGLVQLGALPPDGPGILTQAGQAMARLGLHPRLARMLLSGRSCGQAALACELAVLLSERDPLGQQEAGADLGLRLDWLRRQPSRHPLQRQKLQWLRQLEGLACGAMPEGIPAPAATPVGSDQEAMALLVAAAFPERLALGRPGQSHRYLLRSGTGAVLHPQDPLGREPALAVASLDGAGQDARIQLAVPLSLQTLHQWASLEGSDELAARWDAQAGRVCCERSLRLGALVLERRPWTGASPEQVRAALLEGLHQQGLAALPWQPASRQLQHRLCLAHRHLGAPWPDRSDRALLEELEPWLAPWLGDARSLADLRTLDLEAALWGDLDWPRRQELEQLLPQRLPVPSGRSIPLDYSRGDPVLAVKLQEMFSCRDTPRLLDGRLPVTLHLLTPAGRAAAITQDLAGFWSGTYREVRRELRGRYPKHPWPEDGATAPATAFTKARLQRQSD is encoded by the coding sequence ATGGCGGAACCCCTGCCGATCGACGCCCTGCTGCCCCAGCTGGCTGCCGCGGTCGCAGCAGGGGGGGCCACGGTGCTGCTCCAGGCCCCCCCCGGGGCCGGCAAGACCACCCGGGTGCCGAGGGCCGTGCTGCCCCGGCTGGCGGGGCGGGTGTGGATGCTGGAGCCGCGGCGGATCGCGGCCCGCAGCGCCGCCCAGCGGATCGCCGCTGAAGCCGGCGAGCCCGTGGGCGGCCTGGTGGGCTACAGTGTGCGGCTGGAGAGCCGCAGCAGCGCCGCCACCCGCATCGAGGTGCTCACCCATGGGGTGTTTCTGCGGCGCCTGCAGGCCGATCCCTCCCTGGAGGGGGTGGACTGCGTGATCTTCGACGAGTTCCACGAACGGCAGGCCGAGGCGGATCTGGCCCTGGCCCTGCTGCGCCAGGCGCGGGCACTGCTGCACCCGGAGCTGCGGCTGATCGTGATGTCGGCCACCCTCAACCTGGCCCCCCTGGCCGAGCAGATGCCCGAGGCCAGGCTGCTGCGCAGCGAGGGCCGCAGCTTCCCGGTGAGCATCAGCCACCAGGCGCCGCGCAGCGACGAGCGTCTGCCGCAGCAGCTGATCCGCGCCCTGGAGCAGCACTGGCTGGATGGCTGCCGGCCGGGGGACACGGCCCTCGTGTTTCTGCCGGGCCTGCGGGAGATCCAGGCCTGTGCCCGCTCGATCCAGGGGTGCAGCTGGAGTGAGGAGCTGGAGCTGGTGGAGCTGCACGGCAATCAGCCCCTGGAGCAGCAGGCCCGGGCCGTGGGTCCAGCCGGGGGCGGGCGGCCCCGGGTGGTGCTGGCCACCAGCCTGGCGGAGAGCTCCCTCACGATCGCCGGGGTCACCCTGGTGGTGGACAGCGGCCTGCGCCGCTGCAGCCGCTTTGATCCGGCCCGGGGCCTCAATGGACTGGTCACCGTGCCCGCCAGCCAGGCCAGCGGGGAGCAGCGGGCCGGACGGGCCGGACGGCTGGGACCCGGCCGCTGCCTGCGGCTCTGGTCGCCCGCGGAACAGCAGCGGCGCCCGCTCCACGATTGCCCGGAACTGCTGGAGTGTGACCCCCTGCCCCTGGCCCTGCAGCTGGCCGAGTGGGGCGATCCCCTGGGCCGGGAGCTGCTCTGGCTGGATGCGCCGCCGGCGGCCGGCCTGCAGGAAGCCCGCGCCGGGCTGGTTCAGCTGGGGGCCCTGCCCCCCGACGGGCCAGGGATCCTCACCCAGGCCGGCCAGGCGATGGCCCGGTTGGGACTCCATCCGCGCCTGGCGCGGATGCTGCTCAGCGGCCGCAGCTGCGGGCAGGCCGCGCTGGCCTGTGAACTGGCCGTGCTGCTGAGCGAGCGCGATCCCCTCGGCCAGCAGGAGGCCGGGGCCGATCTGGGCCTGCGGCTGGACTGGCTGCGCCGGCAACCATCCCGCCACCCGCTGCAGCGGCAGAAGCTGCAATGGCTGCGCCAGCTGGAGGGCCTGGCCTGCGGCGCCATGCCCGAGGGGATACCGGCCCCAGCAGCCACGCCGGTCGGCTCCGACCAGGAGGCGATGGCCCTGTTGGTGGCCGCCGCCTTTCCCGAGCGCCTGGCCCTGGGACGCCCCGGGCAGAGCCACCGCTACCTGCTGCGCAGCGGCACCGGCGCGGTCCTCCACCCCCAGGATCCCCTGGGCCGGGAACCGGCCCTGGCCGTGGCCAGCCTCGATGGCGCCGGCCAGGACGCCCGCATCCAGCTGGCGGTGCCCCTGTCCCTGCAGACCCTGCACCAGTGGGCCAGCCTGGAGGGCAGCGATGAACTGGCCGCCCGCTGGGACGCCCAGGCCGGCCGGGTGTGCTGTGAACGCAGCCTGCGGCTGGGAGCGCTGGTGCTGGAGCGCCGCCCCTGGACCGGGGCCAGCCCCGAGCAGGTGCGGGCGGCCCTGCTGGAGGGACTGCACCAGCAGGGCCTGGCGGCCCTGCCCTGGCAGCCGGCCAGCCGCCAGCTGCAACACCGCCTGTGCCTCGCCCACCGGCACCTGGGAGCCCCCTGGCCGGACCGCAGCGATCGGGCCCTGCTGGAGGAGCTGGAGCCATGGCTGGCCCCCTGGCTCGGGGATGCCCGCAGCCTCGCCGACCTGCGCACGCTGGATCTGGAGGCCGCCCTCTGGGGCGATCTCGACTGGCCGCGGCGGCAGGAGCTCGAACAGCTGCTGCCCCAGCGCCTGCCCGTGCCCTCCGGCCGGAGCATCCCACTTGACTACAGCCGCGGCGATCCCGTTCTCGCCGTGAAGCTGCAGGAGATGTTCAGTTGCCGGGACACCCCCCGGCTCCTCGACGGCAGGCTGCCGGTGACGCTGCACCTGCTGACGCCGGCGGGCAGAGCAGCGGCGATCACCCAGGACCTGGCGGGCTTCTGGAGCGGCACCTACCGGGAGGTGCGCCGCGAACTGCGGGGCCGTTACCCCAAGCACCCCTGGCCGGAGGACGGGGCCACGGCCCCAGCCACGGCCTTCACCAAGGCTCGGCTGCAGCGCCAGAGCGACTGA